The Methanosphaera cuniculi sequence AAATGGAAGTGTTTCAATGTTATCTTTTTTAACTGATGTAACTTTACCTAGAATATTCATCTTCATATGAACTAGAAACTTATATACTTTAGAATTAAACATTGCATATAATAATTTAAGCATATTAGTATCATCACATGTAATCATACCCAGATTATCAAATAGGTAATAATTCTCATCATCCCATATTGCAAAAATTTCACTATTTAAAAGTGGATATATAATCTTTGGATTTTCATATATCTTATAATCATTACGATAGTCTTTTATTTCAAATCTTTCATTTTTAATATAATCATGTTCATTGAAGTATCCATCATTAGGATAACTTTCACCAAGTTCATGATACAGGTAATTTTTAATAAAAGGATATTCATCTATTTGAATATTAATATCATCACGCAAGAATATTACATATCTGTTATCTTCTTTAATGCTATTTTTACTAATATCACATCCTTTAATTACAGGCTTAATAAAATGTGAACTTTCAGGTTCATGATACATTAGATAATTATAAGTTTCCTCATCAATAATAAAATCCTTATTAAAATGAGCATGTACACCTCGATGTGTTATTGTAAAATCAAAGTCTCTTACATATTCATGACGTAGCATAATATCATCATATACTTCAAAAATCTCCCGATTAAAAAAGTTAAAACGAAGATCATTAAGATAATTCTGATTTAATGTAAACTTATTATTAACATTAATCATGTCATTTGATTTATTTATTTTAGAAAGTGTAATCATACATAAATCACTAAGAAATACACTAGTTTTATCCATGTTACGATAATCAAAAAATGAATCAATAAAGTATGTTAAAAGATAGCGTCGAATCTTTTTTTGAGCAAGACTATTAAGAAACATATTAGGTGAAATAAATGATAAAACACCATTATCTTTAAGATTATTCATAGCTTTTTCAAAAAAAAGTGAATAAATATTTTTAATATTAGAATATGTTAAATAATTATCTGCTAAATATTCACCCCAACTTTTCATACTCTTTTTATCATAATTAAAGCTAATATTACCAAGACAAATGTCAAAACCACCATTATTAATAATATTATTAAACATATCAGACCACCTGAATGCATCAGGACATATTAATGG is a genomic window containing:
- a CDS encoding Eco57I restriction-modification methylase domain-containing protein produces the protein MDDNKVHNVDELIDSYNQNDMLDVLKDKLMILRIIDPNCGNGRYLIDVTRLLFKIHEKLMQYDENPNMTKHAWMVYDSIHGIDRDKHNIDECKFKLTKIFNEYIPDFTTYYFHAKIIHANALVEDPLICPDAFRWSDMFNNIINNGGFDICLGNISFNYDKKSMKSWGEYLADNYLTYSNIKNIYSLFFEKAMNNLKDNGVLSFISPNMFLNSLAQKKIRRYLLTYFIDSFFDYRNMDKTSVFLSDLCMITLSKINKSNDMINVNNKFTLNQNYLNDLRFNFFNREIFEVYDDIMLRHEYVRDFDFTITHRGVHAHFNKDFIIDEETYNYLMYHEPESSHFIKPVIKGCDISKNSIKEDNRYVIFLRDDINIQIDEYPFIKNYLYHELGESYPNDGYFNEHDYIKNERFEIKDYRNDYKIYENPKIIYPLLNSEIFAIWDDENYYLFDNLGMITCDDTNMLKLLYAMFNSKVYKFLVHMKMNILGKVTSVKKDNIETLPFVIPDEARMCLIVENVDKLINHDYKDNDEKIFLEYKLNFLVYSLFGLSYHEVDVIENYLEQIMLI